A genome region from Raphanus sativus cultivar WK10039 unplaced genomic scaffold, ASM80110v3 Scaffold0350, whole genome shotgun sequence includes the following:
- the LOC108848533 gene encoding flowering time control protein FCA, whose translation MERRVTHGFPGPQPPPPQQAPYYHNNNYNNHHHQIHHNHVAAIGFQQYPQNDNRDQRFNQPTPQFDNHYPAQQQQQQQENMGVEAPPTQSSTSGVSPYGGSLRTKRRSLSSSSSSTPGGPDPPTSEVGISSSSIAAKLYVAPLPITATEYDVRQVFEKYGSVTEIILPKDKMSGERAAYCFVKYRKLEEGSAAIAALTDHFTFPGEISPVKVRYADAERERIGFSTVQLPDKLYVRCLNKHTTRMEVHEVFSRFGIIEDIYMAVDDMKISRGFAFVQFSRREMALEAIKALNGLFTMRGSDQPLIVRFADPKKPRLGEPRSNFNGPPATTQQLDSNWNPQPYPQWGNKEPAAPRVVQPNHFPQQNGQAVSVVQKQLHQDFEKHQRSETASVEARGDGQKISSSHSNAVPEDQNTESSECDWSEHTCPDGNKYYFHCLTGESTWEKPEEYSMFERWLEEQTRVQEEDQKGVSPQLNNQSQGEQVQSDVLQQTTKLQQPSLSTADQENNKVCPVLAVETTCS comes from the exons ATGGAGAGACGTGTAACACACGGCTTCCCTGGtccacaaccaccaccaccacaacaaGCTCCGTACTATCACAACAACAACTAcaacaatcatcatcatcagattcACCACAACCATGTCGCCGCAATTGGATTCCAGCAATACCCACAAAACGACAACAGAGATCAGCGTTTCAATCAGCCGACTCCGCAGTTCGATAATCACTACCCCGCCCAGCAACAGCAACAGCAACAAGAGAATATGGGGGTTGAGGCTCCTCCAACACAAAGTAGTACTAGTGGGGTTAGTCCTTACGGCGGCAGCTTAAGGACGAAGAGACGCtctctatcatcatcatcatcatctaccCCAGGAGGGCCAG ATCCTCCTACAAGTGAGGTGGGGATTAGTAGTAGTAGTATTGCCGCCAAGTTATATGTTGCCCCTCTCCCCATCACTGCTACTGAATACGAT GTGCGTCAGGTGTTTGAAAAATATGGGAGCGTCACCGAGATCATTCTACCCAAAGATAAGATGAGCGGTGAACGAGCAG CTTACTGTTTTGTTAAGTACAGAAAGTTAGAAGAGGGTAGTGCCGCCATTGCTGCTTTAACTGATCACTTTACCTTTCCTGGG GAAATTTCTCCAGTCAAGGTGAGATATGCTGACGCAGAACGTGAACGGATTG GTTTCTCAACAGTGCAACTTCCAGATAAACTATATGTTAGATGCCTCAACAAACATACCACAAGAATGGAAGTCCATGAG gtATTTTCTAGGTTCGGAATCATTGAAGATATTTATATGGCAGTCGATGACATGAAGATTAGCCGTG GGTTTGCATTTGTTCAGTTTTCTCGTAGAGAGATGGCACTAGAGGCAATCAAAGCTTTAAATGGACTCTTTACCATGCGT GGTTCTGATCAGCCTCTAATTGTTAGATTTGCTGATCCTAAGAAACCCCGTCTAGGTGAACCAAG GTCTAACTTTAACGGTCCACCTGCAACAACACAACAGTTGGACTCAAATTGGAACCCACAACCATATCCTCAGTGGGGAAACAAAGAACCTGCAGCCCCCAGAGTCGTTCAGCCAAATCATTTCCCCCAGCAAAATGGTCAAGCAGTATCCGTGGTTCAGAAGCAGTTGCATCAAGATTTTGAGAAGCATCAGAGATCTGAGACTGCTAGCGTGGAG GCTAGAGGCGATGGTCAGAAGATTTCTTCTAGTCATTCAAATGCAGTCCCTGAAGACCAAAATACAGAGAGCTCTGAGTGTGACTGGAGTGAACACACTTGTCCTGATGGGAACAAGTATTACTTCCATTGTCTCACTGGCGAAAGCACG tgGGAGAAACCGGAGGAGTACTCCATGTTTGAGAGATGGTTGGAAGAGCAAACAAgggtacaagaagaagatcaaaaagGTGTATCTCCCCAGTTAAACAACCAGAGCCAAGGGGAGCAAGTTCAGTCTGATGTTTTGCAACAGACTACTAAACTCCAACAACCATCCTTATCCACAGCG GATCAGGAAAACAATAAAGTATGTCCGGTATTGGCTGTTGAAACAACCTGTTCATAA
- the LOC108854497 gene encoding uncharacterized protein LOC108854497 translates to MSPSFCSVALFLVISAVPIAYLICLERAAPSTHVFSYHSSGFFRECAKWDGIGRRFLVSFMDGGGIGELVPPRDGNTDVLQEVTVVKDLDLAGNASLGIAIDRDRNRLLVAVADLLGNRYSALAAYDMSTWRRVFLAELSGQSKEKSFADDVAIDARGNAYVTDAKGSKIWKVDVNGELVSTIESPLFTPPGWFNNLVALNGIVYHPDGFLIVIHTFSGLLYKIDLTADGDDSSNKVSVIEVGGDTLRFGDGLELLSPTKIVVAGSPSAKLVESSDGWRTASVTGWFNTGMVHRLVSSATVKEGRVYLNHIVGFGSKKRHILVEAVF, encoded by the exons ATGTCGCCGTCGTTTTGCTCCGTCGCTCTCTTCCTCGTTATCTCCGCCGTTCCCATAGCTTACCTCATTTGCCTAGAGCGAGCCGCTCCCTCGACGCACGTCTTCTCATACCACAGCTCAGGCTTCTTCCGCGAGTGTGCTAAATGGGACGGCATAGGTCGGAGATTCCTCGTCTCCTTCATGGACGGAGGCGGAATCGGAGAGCTTGTTCCTCCTAGAGACGGTAACACCGACGTTCTCCAAGAAGTCACTGTAGTCAAAGACCTTGACCTCGCCGGAAACGCTTCTCTGGGAATCGCTATCGACCGAGACAGGAACCGTCTCCTCGTCGCTGTCGCCGATTTGCTTGGAAACCGCTACAGCGCTTTAGCTGCCTATGATATGTCCACGTGGCGTCGTGTCTTCCTCGCTGAGCTCAGCGGCCAGA GTAAGGAGAAATCATTTGCGGACGATGTAGCTATTGATGCACGTGGCAATGCTTATGTTACGGATGCGAAAGGCAGTAAAATATGGAAAGTTGATGTCAATGGAGAGCTTGTGTCGACCATTGAGAGCCCTCTCTTCACTCCACCTGGATGGTTCAATAACCTCGTCGCTCTTAACGGCATTGTTTATCACCCTGACGGTTTCCTCATCGTCATCCACACTTTCTCCGGTCTCTTATACAAAATCGACCTAACAGCCGATGGGGATGATAGTAGTAACAAGGTCAGTGTCATTGAAGTTGGTGGTGACACTTTGAGGTTTGGTGATGGGCTTGAGTTGTTGTCTCCTACCAAGATTGTTGTCGCAG GTAGCCCTTCAGCGAAGTTGGTGGAGAGCTCAGACGGGTGGAGGACGGCTTCAGTGACAGGATGGTTCAACACCGGTATGGTTCATCGGTTAGTCTCGTCAGCTACTGTGAAGGAAGGAAGAGTTTATCTAAACCACATTGTTGGGTTTGGCTCTAAGAAGAGACACATACTTGTTGAAGCTGTGTTTTAG
- the LOC130501957 gene encoding uncharacterized protein LOC130501957: MNVLPFLNFPTSFQLRLKMSMAGNGKWRREAEQLVVKPFRLVTTTLLSLLLPLSFLLLSRLSSASFLFSLLKSPPQTDSSFFFSIFHCTNPTILYAVVSLISVYALVLGLTTKITATDPNRSIPFYPHISIAWLTLFLIQVSVGLGLQVTSPDGLINGSERNFLSRLVFFFGLHEVMLLWCRVIVRPVVDSTLTGGNACGHNRREETTVERVALAVSCGTLWWWKLRDEVEALVGVAEAKTALLLLLPIDGNVSVGLGVGTVDFVNWWLYYMVVTIGMVRIVKGCLGFGMVLLFEQVSRSDPRELSTVAPVSTASRVHYDNEGDTKV; encoded by the coding sequence ATGAATGTTTTGCCATTTCTTAACTTCCCAACCTCATTTCAGTTGAGATTAAAAATGAGTATGGCCGGAAATGGAAAGTGGCGGAGAGAGGCAGAGCAGCTGGTGGTTAAGCCTTTCAGGCTAGTAACAACAACTCTCCTCAGCCTCCTCCTCCCTCTCTCTTTCCTTCTCCTTAGCCGTCTCTCTTCAGCTTCCTTCCTCTTCTCCTTGCTCAAATCTCCTCCCCAAACTGATtcgtctttcttcttctctatcttTCATTGCACCAATCCGACGATCCTATACGCGGTCGTCTCGTTGATAAGCGTTTACGCTCTAGTTCTTGGTCTAACCACCAAGATCACAGCTACAGATCCCAACCGCTCGATTCCTTTCTATCCACATATCAGCATTGCGTGGCTAACGCTTTTCCTTATTCAAGTGTCCGTCGGTCTAGGCCTCCAAGTAACGAGCCCTGACGGTTTAATCAACGGAAGCGAACGTAACTTCTTGAGCAGGCTAGTGTTTTTCTTTGGTCTTCATGAAGTAATGCTTCTCTGGTGTAGGGTGATCGTTAGACCGGTGGTGGACAGCACGTTGACCGGAGGGAACGCCTGTGGACACAACAGGAGAGAAGAGACGACGGTGGAGAGAGTGGCTTTGGCCGTCAGCTGTGGGACGCTGTGGTGGTGGAAGCTTCGGGATGAAGTAGAGGCTTTGGTTGGTGTGGCAGAGGCTAAAACAGCATTGTTGTTGTTATTACCAATAGATGGTAACGTTAGCGTTGGTTTGGGTGTTGGAACTGTTGATTTTGTGAATTGGTGGTTATACTATATGGTTGTGACGATTGGTATGGTAAGGATCGTTAAAGGGTGTTTAGGTTTTGGAATGGTCTTGCTTTTCGAACAAGTTAGTAGAAGTGATCCACGTGAACTTTCTACTGTTGCTCCTGTTTCTACAGCTTCACGTGTTCATTATGACAATGAAGGTGACACTAAAGTGTAA
- the LOC108852443 gene encoding transcription factor UPBEAT1-like, translating into MGGATLEGQRKESIWVLMRKQRARRALAKKIMIRPKKSLEATRRPSRAIHKRVKTLKKLVPNTKSSSEGLEGLFMQTADYILALERKVRVMQTMVQVLTENDCV; encoded by the coding sequence ATGGGAGGAGCAACATTAGAAGGACAAAGAAAGGAATCAATTTGGGTTTTGATGAGAAAACAAAGAGCTCGAAGGGCACTTGCGAAGAAGATCATGATCCGACCCAAGAAGAGTCTGGAAGCTACTAGAAGACCTTCTCGTGCCATTCATAAACGAGTCAAGACGCTGAAAAAGCTTGTTCCCAACACTAAATCATCTTCAGAAGGTTTGGAAGGACTGTTTATGCAAACGGCGGATTATATTTTGGCTTTGGAAAGGAAAGTGAGAGTTATGCAAACTATGGTTCAGGTTTTGACCGAAAATGATTGTGTTTAA